A single window of Gammaproteobacteria bacterium DNA harbors:
- the rplL gene encoding 50S ribosomal protein L7/L12, with product MSVSTNDILDAISKMTVLEVVDLIKAMEDKFGVSAAAATVAVAAPAAGGAAAAEEKTEFTVILKAFGDNKVNVIKVIRAITGLGLKEAKDLVEGAPSPVKEGVSKADADSIKKQLEEAGATVEIK from the coding sequence ATGTCAGTCAGCACCAACGATATTCTGGATGCCATTTCCAAGATGACGGTCCTCGAGGTCGTCGACCTGATCAAGGCGATGGAAGACAAGTTCGGCGTCTCCGCCGCGGCCGCGACCGTGGCCGTTGCCGCGCCCGCCGCCGGTGGTGCCGCCGCCGCCGAGGAGAAGACCGAATTTACTGTCATTTTGAAGGCTTTCGGTGATAATAAGGTCAACGTCATCAAGGTCATCCGCGCCATAACCGGCCTGGGTCTGAAAGAGGCCAAGGATCTGGTCGAGGGCGCGCCGTCCCCGGTCAAGGAAGGCGTGTCGAAGGCGGATGCGGACAGCATCAAAAAGCAGCTTGAGG
- the rplJ gene encoding 50S ribosomal protein L10, which translates to MLSLEDKKAIVADVAREASTAQSAIAAEYSGLTVEALTDLRRKARQSGVYLRVVKNTLARKAVSETEFACMQEGFVGPLILALSKEDPAAAARVLTDFAKTNEKLIIKVVALRGKLLAPEDAKRLAQMPTKSEAISQLMAVMKAPIGKFVRTLAEPANKLARTVAAVRDQKQAAA; encoded by the coding sequence TTGTTATCGCTTGAAGACAAGAAGGCAATCGTCGCCGACGTGGCCCGTGAGGCCAGCACTGCGCAATCCGCCATCGCGGCGGAATACAGCGGTCTCACGGTCGAGGCTTTGACCGATCTGCGGCGCAAGGCCCGTCAGTCCGGTGTCTACCTGCGCGTGGTCAAGAACACGCTCGCGCGCAAGGCGGTCTCGGAGACGGAATTCGCGTGCATGCAGGAGGGCTTCGTCGGGCCGCTGATCCTCGCCTTATCGAAGGAAGATCCGGCCGCCGCCGCGCGGGTCCTGACCGACTTCGCGAAGACGAACGAGAAGCTCATCATCAAGGTCGTGGCATTGCGCGGCAAGCTGCTGGCGCCGGAAGACGCCAAAAGATTGGCGCAGATGCCGACCAAGAGCGAGGCGATCAGCCAGCTGATGGCCGTGATGAAGGCGCCGATCGGGAAGTTTGTGCGTACGCTGGCCGAGCCGGCGAACAAACTGGCCCGTACCGTGGCCGCCGTCCGCGATCAGAAACAGGCCGCGGCCTGA
- the rplA gene encoding 50S ribosomal protein L1, with product MALSKRNKLIRGKTVPGKQYPLDEALALLKELATAKFDETVDVAVNLGVDTRKSDQMVRGSTVLPNGTGKSMRVAVFAQGEKAEAAKAAGADIVGFDDLAASIKAGNLDFDVAIATPDAMRVVGQLGQILGPRGLMPNPKVGTVTPDVVTAVKNAKAGQVQYRTDKAGIVHCVIGKASFTVPALRENLSALLGALNKAKPGTAKGIYMKKISVSSTMGPGLIIDQSTLAE from the coding sequence ATGGCGCTGTCCAAACGCAACAAACTGATCCGCGGGAAGACCGTGCCCGGCAAGCAGTACCCGCTCGATGAGGCGCTCGCGCTGTTGAAGGAACTGGCGACCGCGAAGTTCGATGAGACGGTCGACGTCGCCGTGAATCTCGGCGTCGATACCCGCAAGTCGGACCAGATGGTGCGCGGCTCGACCGTGCTGCCGAACGGCACGGGCAAGTCGATGCGCGTCGCGGTGTTCGCCCAGGGCGAGAAGGCCGAGGCCGCCAAGGCGGCGGGCGCCGACATCGTCGGGTTCGACGACCTCGCCGCGTCCATCAAGGCCGGGAACCTGGATTTCGATGTGGCGATCGCCACCCCCGACGCGATGCGCGTCGTCGGCCAGCTGGGCCAGATCCTCGGTCCCCGCGGCCTGATGCCGAACCCCAAGGTGGGGACGGTGACGCCCGATGTGGTCACGGCGGTGAAGAATGCGAAGGCGGGTCAGGTGCAGTACCGCACCGACAAGGCCGGCATCGTGCACTGCGTGATCGGCAAGGCGAGCTTCACCGTGCCGGCGCTGCGCGAGAACCTGTCCGCGCTGCTGGGCGCGCTCAACAAGGCCAAGCCGGGCACCGCCAAGGGCATCTACATGAAGAAGATCTCGGTCTCGAGCACCATGGGGCCGGGCCTGATCATCGATCAATCGACCCTGGCCGAATAG
- the rplK gene encoding 50S ribosomal protein L11 — MAKKVDKYIKLQVAAGQANPSPPVGPALGQAGVNIMEFCKAFNAQTQKMEQGMPLPVVITVYSDRSFTFVIKTPPASVLLKKAVGIASGSATPNTVKVGKVTRAQLEEIAKTKMPDLTAADLDAAVRTIAGSARSMGLDSEGV; from the coding sequence ATGGCAAAGAAAGTCGACAAGTACATCAAGCTGCAGGTGGCCGCCGGGCAGGCCAATCCGAGCCCGCCGGTCGGTCCGGCGCTCGGCCAGGCCGGCGTCAACATCATGGAGTTCTGCAAGGCGTTCAACGCCCAGACCCAGAAGATGGAGCAGGGCATGCCCCTGCCGGTGGTGATCACCGTTTACAGTGATCGCAGCTTCACCTTCGTCATCAAGACCCCGCCGGCCTCGGTGCTGCTGAAGAAGGCCGTCGGCATCGCCTCGGGCAGCGCCACGCCGAACACCGTCAAGGTGGGCAAGGTGACGCGCGCGCAGCTCGAGGAGATCGCCAAGACCAAGATGCCCGACCTGACCGCCGCGGATCTGGATGCCGCCGTGCGCACCATCGCCGGCAGCGCGCGCAGCATGGGCCTCGACTCGGAGGGGGTGTGA
- the nusG gene encoding transcription termination/antitermination protein NusG, with the protein MAKRWYVVHVYSGFEQQAVRSLKERISHSGVAELFGDILVPTEEVIEMRGGQKRKSDRKFFPGYVLIQMEMNDTTWHLVKEVPKVMGFIGGTSDRPAPISDKEAQQIIDRIQEGVEKPKPKVLFEPGEVVRVIEGPFADFSGVVEEVNYEKSRLRVAVTIFGRSTPLELEFGQVEKG; encoded by the coding sequence ATGGCTAAGCGGTGGTACGTGGTGCATGTCTATTCCGGCTTCGAACAGCAGGCGGTGCGCTCCCTGAAGGAACGCATTTCGCACAGCGGCGTGGCCGAGCTGTTCGGCGATATCCTGGTCCCCACCGAGGAAGTCATCGAGATGCGCGGCGGCCAGAAGCGCAAGAGCGACCGCAAGTTCTTCCCCGGCTACGTGCTGATCCAGATGGAGATGAACGACACCACCTGGCACCTGGTGAAGGAAGTGCCCAAGGTCATGGGTTTCATCGGCGGCACTTCCGACCGGCCGGCGCCGATCTCCGACAAGGAGGCGCAGCAGATCATCGACCGCATCCAGGAAGGCGTCGAGAAGCCGAAGCCGAAGGTGCTGTTCGAGCCCGGCGAGGTCGTGCGCGTCATCGAGGGTCCGTTCGCGGACTTCAGCGGCGTCGTCGAAGAGGTCAATTACGAGAAGAGCCGCCTGCGCGTGGCGGTGACCATCTTCGGCCGTTCCACCCCGCTGGAGCTGGAATTCGGGCAGGTGGAGAAGGGATAA
- the secE gene encoding preprotein translocase subunit SecE: protein MGDKIKFLLAALIVAGALGAFYYYGEDTSLLLRVLGLLVAIGVASAVFFQTAAGQHTWAFIGEARTEVRKVVWPTRKETIQTTLVVMGMVLVTAVILWIFDSFLTWLVKLFTGQGG from the coding sequence ATGGGCGACAAGATCAAGTTCCTGTTGGCCGCGCTGATCGTGGCGGGGGCGCTCGGGGCTTTCTATTATTACGGGGAGGACACCTCCCTGCTGCTGCGGGTGCTGGGCCTGCTGGTGGCGATCGGCGTCGCCAGTGCCGTGTTCTTTCAGACCGCGGCCGGCCAGCACACCTGGGCCTTCATCGGCGAGGCCCGCACCGAGGTGCGCAAGGTCGTCTGGCCCACGCGCAAGGAAACCATCCAGACCACGCTGGTGGTCATGGGGATGGTGTTGGTGACGGCGGTCATCCTGTGGATCTTCGATTCGTTCCTGACGTGGTTGGTAAAGCTATTTACGGGCCAAGGGGGCTGA